The DNA segment AGTGGGTGGAGATGAGAGCTCCCTTCGATTTGATCTTGTGAAAGAAACCTCCCCTCGCTTTCTAGGTAGCAGGTCAACACTTATGCCTCAATCAGAGGATGTGATGGGGTGGGATGTACGGGATTCAGGTTTACACGTTGTCTTTTCGCGAAGTATACCTGGAATTGTGGAAAAATGGCTTGAACCAAATGTGAAAGAATTTTTGCAGGAAGAAGGCGTACAGCTCTCTGACATTGATGCCTTTATAGCACACCCTGGTGGGAAAAAGGTGCTTGAATCCTATGAAAAAGCTCTAGGCTTCTCCCCTGAAGAAACGGCTGTGTCTAGAGAGGTATTACGAACGTATGGAAACATGTCCTCACCTACAGTGCTATATGTGTTAAAAGAATTTATGGAAGCAGACAGACCACTCGGTTATCGCGGGTTGATTGCTGCACTTGGGCCAGGTTTTTGTTCTGAGCTTGTTCATGTTGAGTGGGAGGGAATGGTTCATTGATACTCGTTTATCTTTTTATTGGACTTGTCATCTTGCAACGACTAGCTGAAGTAGGGGTGGCTAAATCAAATGAACGATGGATGAAGGATCGTGGTGCATTTGAAGCAGGAGCAAACCATTATCCTGTTATGGTTGCTCTTCACGTTTCATTTTTCCTTTCATTATTACTTGAGGTAACCTTAAGGCAATCAGAATGGACGATGTGGAGTATTTTGCCGCTTGCTCTCTTTGTACTTGCTCAAACGATTCGAATATGGGCACTTGCCACACTGGGAAGAAGCTGGAATACCAAAATAATCGTCTTGCCGGGAGCGGAGCCTGTGAACCGAGGGCCCTACAAATGGATTCGCCATCCTAACTATGTGGTTGTTGTCTTAGAAATTCTCTTTTTGCCGCTTGTTTTTCAGGCGTATGTAACGGCTATCGTATTTAGCCTGTTAAATGTGGTGATGCTAAGCGTTCGAATTAAAGCGGAAG comes from the Alkalihalobacillus sp. FSL W8-0930 genome and includes:
- a CDS encoding isoprenylcysteine carboxyl methyltransferase family protein, translating into MILVYLFIGLVILQRLAEVGVAKSNERWMKDRGAFEAGANHYPVMVALHVSFFLSLLLEVTLRQSEWTMWSILPLALFVLAQTIRIWALATLGRSWNTKIIVLPGAEPVNRGPYKWIRHPNYVVVVLEILFLPLVFQAYVTAIVFSLLNVVMLSVRIKAEEDALNHEGSYQQTFKHVRRFISIRKK